GCGTCGACACGTTGATTTCGTTCATTCGCAGCGTAGTCTATTTCGCGTTGGTCTTGCTGGCGATGATGCACGCGCTGCAGGCGCTGTTTCCCGGCTTTAACGCCGGCACCGCCACCGGCGCCTTGTCGATCGTGGCTCTGGTGTTGACCGGGATGTTTCGCGATTTGGTCGTCGATGTGGTGAAAGGACTCGACATCCTGTTTGGCGGTCATTACGGGGTGGGCGACTATATCCGCGTGGGCAACTATTCCGGCTATGTCATCGATTTTCAGCTCAAATACACGAAGCTGCGGTCGGCCGCCGGCGAGGAAGTGATTGTGAACAACGCCGCGTGCATCCCTTCGCGCCGTTTTCCCGAGGGGTGGGTGGCCAACTACGTCGACATTGTGCTGGAGAACCCCGGCGACGAGGCAAAGGCCAAAGGGGTGTTGAACGAACTGGGCAAATCTCTCACGGAATTGGTCGAACCAATCAAGGCCGAGCCGGAGTTTCGCGCCGCTTTTGCCCAGCCGGCCACCGGCGCGCTGACGCTGCGGTATGTGGTGCGGGTATTGCCGGGCGCGGATTGGGCGTTATCGGATCGCTATTTGCCGATGATCCGCACGGCGCTGGAGAAGGCGGCGATCCCGCTGGCCCGCGACGTTCAATATTTCTTCATGAACGACTTGCAGGAATTTCGCGAGTTGTTCGACCGCCAAGCGCCGACGCCCGTCGAATCGCACCCCCGGCGCCGGCGACGATAGGGTCTCCGCCGCCTGTAGAGGCCCATGCCAAGTCTGCCCAAAGCGCCGTCAACGAGTGCCGATTTGTTAAGCACGCCGGGTCCGCGTCGACAATTTGCGAGAATTGGCAAAAAAAGCGCAAGCTGCTTGCAACCAAGCGATTAAGCGCTAAGATGATCGGCCAGCAACCGGTGTGGCGGCGCCTGGTTTGCGTTCCCCGCTCGGCTTCGAGCCGCCGATGGCGCTTCTTGTCACGAGAGGCGCACCCGCCTGGCGAGCCTGAGCCAGCTCCAAGAGCGGCGCAGCAAGATCTGTTTCGAGG
This region of Pirellulales bacterium genomic DNA includes:
- a CDS encoding mechanosensitive ion channel family protein, translating into MAKPMHATLEQLTGVDVPPIVELWLPVAIFLLLIPVAQLTLAVLRRVWLAGVAKAPLDRARARQRVDTLISFIRSVVYFALVLLAMMHALQALFPGFNAGTATGALSIVALVLTGMFRDLVVDVVKGLDILFGGHYGVGDYIRVGNYSGYVIDFQLKYTKLRSAAGEEVIVNNAACIPSRRFPEGWVANYVDIVLENPGDEAKAKGVLNELGKSLTELVEPIKAEPEFRAAFAQPATGALTLRYVVRVLPGADWALSDRYLPMIRTALEKAAIPLARDVQYFFMNDLQEFRELFDRQAPTPVESHPRRRRR